DNA sequence from the Sporichthyaceae bacterium genome:
GGATGACCGCGGCATCGACGCGGCCCGTGCCGACGCGCTGGTCGACCTGATCTGCTTTCCCGCCGACATGGCCCCGCGGATCAGCTACCAGATCCAGATCATCTCCACCGACCCCGACCTGAACGCCGACCCCACCCGCCGGCTGCCCACCGCGGCCCAAGCCCGCTACGTCAAGGCCCGCGACCAGCACTGCGTGCACCCCGGCTGCCGGGCCACCCGCACCGAGCACGACCACACCATCGCCCACACCACCGACGGACCGACCCTGACCAAGAACCTGGCCCTGCGCTGCCCCAAACACCACCGCCTCAAGCACCTACCCGGCTGGTCAGCCACCCAGGACCCCGACGGAGCCCTGACCCTGACCACACCCTCCGGGCGGACCTACCGAACCCGGCCCCCCGACCCCGACGGCATCGACCCACCCGTCGAACGAATCCCGAACCCCCGGCCACCGGCCCTCCCCGAGAGGCCACCCTTCTGACCCCGCGGCCGGCTAACCCTCCCGCCGGACAGCGGCCGCGAGGCGGGCCAGGAGGTCCGGGTCGACTGGGCCGGGTGGCGCGAGGGAGAGTCGCTCGACCATGCCGGCGAACCGGCGGCGCAGTTCGGCGCCGGCATCCTCCGGAGTGCCGATCGGGGCGAACTCAGCGACGATCTCGTCGGTGATGAGGGCGTCCATCTGCGCCCAACGGTCCTCGCGGGTCAGCTGCTGGAGTTCGGGTTGCAGCTCGCCCCAGCCGTGCTGATCGAGCACCGGCCGGTAGGCCGGTGTCGATCCGTAGAAGGCGATCTGGCGGCGCGTCGCGGCCATGCCTGCGGCGATCTGCTCCTCGGTGTCGCCCACCACGACGAAGGCCGGCAGCGCGATCTGGATCGGCGCGAGGTTCGGGTCGCGGTTCGGTCGTCCGGCCTCCAGCGCCGGCAGCGTCACCTTCGCCAGGTACGCCACGGTCGTGAAGCGGTGCAGCAGGATGCCGTCGGCCACCTCGGCGGCCGTGCGGGTCATCGCGTCGCCCACCGCGGCGAGGAACACCGGGGGAGCACCGCTCGGGATCGGCCCGGGGTTGAAGTGCGGCGGCATGAGGTTGTGCGTGTAGAACTCGCCGGCGAAGTCGAGCTTGGTTCCGTCCTGCCAGCAGGTCCAGATCGCGCGCAGCGCCGCGACGTACTCCCGCATCCGCGCCGCCGGCCGCGACCACGGCATGGAGAACCGGCGCTCGATGTGCGGCTTGATCTGCGAGCCCAGGCCGAGGATGAACCGGCCGTTCGACAGGCGCTGCAGGTCCCACGCGCTGTACGCGGTGGTCATCGGCGAGCGCGCGAACGCGAGGGCGATGCCCGTCCCGAGTTCGACGGTCGAGGTGGCCTGCGCCGCGAACGCCAGCGGCAGGAACGGATCGTTGTTGGTCTCGTAACCCCAGACGCCTTCGAACCCGTCGGCCTCCGCGCGAGCGGCGGCGGCACCGGCGTCGGCGAGCGCCGCGGTCAGCCCGGTGTCCACTCGCATGGCGCGATCCTGTCAGCTGAAGTGGCCGGCGTGGGTCTCGCGTACGACGTTCTTACGGATCTTCCCGGTCGACGTGCGTGGCAGTGCGTCGACCACGATCACGGCCTTCGGCACCTTGTAGCCGTCGAGTCGGTCGCGTAGCGCCGCGCGCAACGCCTCGGGGTCGATCCGGGCCCCGGGCTTCGGCACGACGACTGCGGTGATGGCCTCGGTCCAGCGCTCGTGCGGCAGTCCGACGACCACCACCTCGGCCACCGCCGGTTCGGTGTCGTAGACCGCACGTTCGACCTCCAACGAGGCCACGTTCTCCCCACCGGTCTTGATGACGTCCTTGTAGCGGTCGACGAACCAGAGCACCCCGTCCTCGCCCAGGCGCCCGACATCGCCGGAGTGGAACCAGCCGTGCTCGAAGGCCGCAGCCGTGGCCGTCTCGTCGTGCAGGTAGCCGGCCATGGTGGACGGTCCGCGGTAGACGATTTCACCGGTCCCGCCGCGGGGCAGCAGTCGTCCGGACTCGTCCATGATCCCGACCTGCACCCCGGTCAGTGGGGTCCCGACCGCACCGATGTGGCTGAGTTGGTGCTCCGGGCGGAACAGCGTGGTGATCGGGCTCATCTCTGTCTGCCCGAACAGCAACGCGAACTCGCAGCCGAACCCGTCCAGGCAGGCCTTGATCTGCGCCTGCGGCATCGGGGCCATCGCGTAGACCGCGCGGCGCAGGCTGGACAGGTCCCGGCCACCGAACGAGTCGTGCTCCAGGGCCGCTCGGAACATCATCGGCAACGCGAAAACCTGCGTGATCCGCTCCGCCTCCACGGTGTCGAGGAAACCGGCCGGGTCGAACCCGCGGTGGATCACGATCTGGCCGCCGACGGCGACCGCCGGGGTGCAGAAGGCGTTGAGTTGCGCGGTGTGGAACATCGGCATCACTGC
Encoded proteins:
- a CDS encoding DUF222 domain-containing protein; its protein translation is AERSAYAEVALELGLADRTSDHRVHVAVELRRRLPGTVDALCAGWITLAKARVILEETAELDAELLAQVEAAALGKAEGLTPANLRRATRRAVARLDADAVAKRRAAAVAQRSVKMWEIGDGMSALEAILPTPVAQAAFAVIDATAHQAITPGDDRGIDAARADALVDLICFPADMAPRISYQIQIISTDPDLNADPTRRLPTAAQARYVKARDQHCVHPGCRATRTEHDHTIAHTTDGPTLTKNLALRCPKHHRLKHLPGWSATQDPDGALTLTTPSGRTYRTRPPDPDGIDPPVERIPNPRPPALPERPPF
- a CDS encoding TIGR03617 family F420-dependent LLM class oxidoreductase, with protein sequence MRVDTGLTAALADAGAAAARAEADGFEGVWGYETNNDPFLPLAFAAQATSTVELGTGIALAFARSPMTTAYSAWDLQRLSNGRFILGLGSQIKPHIERRFSMPWSRPAARMREYVAALRAIWTCWQDGTKLDFAGEFYTHNLMPPHFNPGPIPSGAPPVFLAAVGDAMTRTAAEVADGILLHRFTTVAYLAKVTLPALEAGRPNRDPNLAPIQIALPAFVVVGDTEEQIAAGMAATRRQIAFYGSTPAYRPVLDQHGWGELQPELQQLTREDRWAQMDALITDEIVAEFAPIGTPEDAGAELRRRFAGMVERLSLAPPGPVDPDLLARLAAAVRREG
- a CDS encoding AMP-binding protein, with translation MGLDHDAARNLIQRVNVGDMLTRVAFARPDSPALVDGARRWTYGQFDAWVNRLAHGLAARGWSTGDVLGLASGNSAEFLAVYYACAKLGLVAVPINLAWRSAEIAYVLGHSRARGLVVQTQLREAVAPALAQLPTSLEVIVAPGPDGSRADGADPALEEILVERDDPPVFHIEDRAPLSYLYTSGTTSSPKGVVGTHLNIYLESVSAALDSGWSAGDRFLAVMPMFHTAQLNAFCTPAVAVGGQIVIHRGFDPAGFLDTVEAERITQVFALPMMFRAALEHDSFGGRDLSSLRRAVYAMAPMPQAQIKACLDGFGCEFALLFGQTEMSPITTLFRPEHQLSHIGAVGTPLTGVQVGIMDESGRLLPRGGTGEIVYRGPSTMAGYLHDETATAAAFEHGWFHSGDVGRLGEDGVLWFVDRYKDVIKTGGENVASLEVERAVYDTEPAVAEVVVVGLPHERWTEAITAVVVPKPGARIDPEALRAALRDRLDGYKVPKAVIVVDALPRTSTGKIRKNVVRETHAGHFS